The nucleotide window GTCAACAAAGTGAGTTTGCCGCGTTTGGTGAGGCGATAGACGCCATTGTAGGGAAGTTCCTTCTTGGGATCTTTGTCCGCTTTTTCAAGACCATAAGGCGGATCGGTGAAGTAAAGATCCCCGTTGGATTTATAAACCAGATCGTTTGGGCTGTTTAATCGTTTACCGAGATACTTGTCGGCCAACGTCGTCTTGGTGCGATTTTTTTCCAGGCGGGCCACGCGCCGGTCGCCGTGCTCGCACAAGACCAACCGGCCCTTGGAATCCACTGTCAGCCCGTTCGAGCCGGGCTCGCCACCGCGCGGCGTGCTGCCGGTGTAACCGCTCGGCTTCAGCAACTCGCTGATGCCTTCGCCCTCTCTCCACTTGAAAACGGTATTTTGTGGCACGTCGGAAAAAACCAGATAGCCGCCCTCGCGAATCCAGACCGGGCCTTCCGACCAGACGAAACCTTCGGCGAGCTTTTCCAGTTTGGCGTCCGGCGGCACCAGTTTGTCGAAGGCCGGATCCAGGCGATCAATTTTTCCGAATGTGGGATAATTTGTTTTTTCGGCTGCCGCTTTCGTCACACAAGAGACGAGCACGGCAGTTGAAATCACCAGCGCGAACGAGGCGAAAGATTGGTTATTCATATTAACCTTTGGATTTCCTATAGAATTCAGGGCGGCGCTCAAAGGGTCAAGGCAAAAGCCTCGTGAAATGGAGAGGGCTGGGAAAATCTTCGCAGACCGCCACGAAGTTGGGGGATGACAAAACAGTGGCTCGAACAGGGCCGTTGACAAAAATGTAGCGCGGCTTCCCCCTCCGTGCCGGAAACCTGCGCTACATTCGCGCCGCTCACCGCACCGCGTCGAACATGGCAGCGACGTTCGCCGCCGGCACATCGGCCATGATGTTGTGGACCTGCTGGAAAACGTAACCACCACCGGGACTCCAGATTTTCATTTGTTCGCGAACGTGGGCGAAAACCTCCTGAGGCGAACCTTTGATCAAGACGTCGCGTGTGTCGCAGCCGCCGCCCCAAAAGGTGAGTCGGCCGCCGAAGTCCTTCTTCAAACCCGCCGCATTCATGCCGCGACAAGTAATCTGCACGGGGTTGATCGCATCGAGTCCGGCGTCGATGAGGTCGGGCAAAAGTTCGCGCACCCCGCCGCAGCAGTGCAGCATCACCTTCACCGGCGCGAGCTCCCGGGCGCGCTGCCAGAGTAGTTGCTGACGCGGTTTGAAGAATTCGCGATACATCGCCGTGGACATCTGCGGGCCGGTTTGCATCCCCAGGTCGTCACCAAAAAGAATCACGTCGATGTAGCTCCCGACGGCGCCGAGG belongs to Verrucomicrobiota bacterium and includes:
- a CDS encoding SMP-30/gluconolactonase/LRE family protein → MNNQSFASFALVISTAVLVSCVTKAAAEKTNYPTFGKIDRLDPAFDKLVPPDAKLEKLAEGFVWSEGPVWIREGGYLVFSDVPQNTVFKWREGEGISELLKPSGYTGSTPRGGEPGSNGLTVDSKGRLVLCEHGDRRVARLEKNRTKTTLADKYLGKRLNSPNDLVYKSNGDLYFTDPPYGLEKADKDPKKELPYNGVYRLTKRGKLTLLTGELTYPNGIAFSPDEKTLYVAVSDPKLAIWMAYDVRPDGTIANGRVFFNATDKVKKGNGLPDGMKLDKKGNLFATGPGGVFVFTPEGKHLGTIDTGQPTGNCAWGDDGSTLYIMANHYLSRIKTGTVGKGF